Proteins encoded in a region of the Methanobrevibacter millerae genome:
- a CDS encoding MotA/TolQ/ExbB proton channel family protein: MSVSIPGGEFLTGSLDVISQSLTIPVLVILLIIVVISIITLGGVISEYTSRKKVPVGTVRDLIYKINSAASVDELKSIIESAEIPKSQKKVLTEIASSSALDNNSREALARKLVEYEEEKTDKTLQKTDIITRVGPTLGLMGTLIPMGPGLAALGAGDVNTLAESLTLAFNTTIVGIGSGALCYVIGKIRSGWYDRYLSDLDALSDAVLDYMNKQ, encoded by the coding sequence ATGAGTGTAAGTATACCTGGTGGAGAATTTTTAACCGGTTCTTTGGATGTTATTTCCCAAAGTTTAACTATTCCCGTACTGGTTATTCTTTTAATTATAGTTGTAATTTCAATCATTACATTAGGAGGAGTAATATCTGAATATACTTCAAGAAAAAAAGTTCCTGTCGGAACAGTTAGGGATTTGATTTATAAAATTAACTCTGCAGCTTCTGTTGATGAACTTAAAAGTATTATTGAATCAGCAGAAATTCCAAAATCTCAAAAAAAGGTTTTGACTGAAATTGCAAGTTCATCTGCTTTAGATAATAATTCAAGAGAAGCTTTAGCACGTAAATTAGTTGAATATGAAGAAGAAAAAACTGATAAAACATTACAAAAAACTGATATTATTACTCGTGTAGGTCCTACTTTAGGATTAATGGGTACTTTAATTCCTATGGGTCCTGGGCTTGCGGCTTTAGGTGCCGGAGATGTAAATACTCTTGCAGAATCATTAACTCTTGCATTTAACACTACAATTGTAGGTATTGGTTCAGGTGCTTTATGTTATGTTATCGGTAAAATTAGAAGCGGTTGGTATGACCGTTATTTATCTGATTTAGATGCTTTGTCAGATGCTGTTTTAGATTATATGAACAAACAGTGA
- a CDS encoding DUF2149 domain-containing protein, with translation MVRKKQRRRSNRVEEDPMAGTANLVDAMLVIAVGFLVFVIISWNMQAIVFNEDMTPEQKQQVMQSIKSVSEVNQGQQLNETPDTSNSSGQGYTEMGKVYKDPSTGKLIMVEG, from the coding sequence ATGGTTCGTAAAAAACAAAGAAGGCGATCTAATCGTGTCGAAGAAGATCCGATGGCGGGTACAGCTAACTTGGTTGATGCTATGCTTGTTATTGCTGTTGGTTTTCTTGTTTTTGTAATTATCAGTTGGAACATGCAGGCCATAGTTTTCAATGAGGATATGACTCCTGAACAAAAACAACAAGTAATGCAATCTATTAAGAGTGTTTCTGAAGTTAATCAAGGCCAACAGTTAAATGAGACTCCTGATACTTCTAATAGTTCAGGTCAAGGTTATACTGAAATGGGTAAAGTATACAAGGATCCATCGACAGGTAAGCTGATAATGGTAGAGGGTTGA
- the rbr gene encoding rubrerythrin, which yields MADLKGTKTEENLKAALAGESQARVKYEFYASQAKKDGYVEIKEIFQESSDNEKEHAKIWFKLLNGGKVPPTTDNLADAAAGEHEEWTVMYKEFAQTAREEGLDDIAELFDAAAATEKAHEERYNALSEKIAADKVFKKDEEIAWKCNNCGYIHYGKEAPEVCPLCDHPQAHFRKKDESYI from the coding sequence ATGGCAGATTTAAAAGGTACAAAAACTGAAGAGAATTTAAAAGCTGCACTTGCAGGCGAATCTCAAGCTCGTGTAAAATATGAATTTTACGCATCCCAAGCTAAAAAGGATGGATATGTTGAAATCAAGGAAATTTTCCAGGAATCATCTGACAATGAGAAGGAACATGCAAAAATCTGGTTCAAATTGTTGAATGGCGGTAAAGTACCTCCTACAACTGATAACCTTGCAGATGCAGCAGCAGGCGAACATGAAGAATGGACTGTAATGTATAAGGAATTCGCACAAACCGCTCGTGAAGAAGGTTTAGATGACATTGCAGAATTATTCGATGCGGCAGCAGCTACTGAAAAGGCTCACGAAGAAAGGTATAATGCTTTATCTGAAAAAATTGCAGCAGACAAAGTATTCAAAAAAGACGAAGAAATTGCATGGAAATGTAATAACTGTGGATATATCCATTACGGAAAAGAAGCTCCTGAAGTATGTCCGTTATGCGATCACCCACAAGCTCACTTTAGAAAAAAGGATGAAAGTTATATCTAA
- a CDS encoding ClC family H(+)/Cl(-) exchange transporter: MKEVQKTFKSIVENPRHIFKLTVQGILVGIFSGLMVCLYRFLLNGSEDILRGYLSIINSNVIYIVLFFVFLIVLALLTAYLMRWESDARGSGIPQVNAELKGFMDVNWYKTLFAKIVGGIFTALGGLSLGPEGPSVQIGAMAGKGVSKIFKESKTDELRLVLVGSAVGITAAFNAPMAGVIFILEEINHGFDKTLVFVALVSAIVSDFISKMIFGQSTILSFPVANIPLSSYWLLVLLGVVLGLLGYLYNVGMIKAEDLWAKIPNLSLEIKFIIVFVVSGIIALIMPEISDGGHFMMGMLDVAVPSLGLLLIYFVAKALFSIFSFSSGAPGGIFLPILVLGAYIGAIFASIFIPICGLESVLVYRFIIIAMAGFFTATVRSPITGIVLLSEMSGSTEALVSMLLVCLIAYVVPTLLGNEPIYESLLERLLNRREEKFTPEPSRHVLSEYIVPLECKYIGVEIKNIPFPKNSIVVSVIRNGSYVIAQEDFQINYGDQIHILTDVNDFPYANREIEEIINGKKH; the protein is encoded by the coding sequence ATGAAGGAAGTACAAAAGACATTCAAATCCATTGTTGAAAACCCAAGACATATTTTCAAACTAACAGTACAGGGTATTCTAGTAGGTATTTTTTCAGGTTTGATGGTATGTTTGTATAGGTTTCTTTTAAATGGCTCTGAGGATATATTAAGGGGCTATTTAAGTATTATTAACAGCAATGTAATTTACATTGTATTATTTTTTGTATTTTTAATAGTTTTGGCATTATTGACTGCTTATCTGATGCGTTGGGAAAGTGATGCAAGGGGAAGCGGTATTCCTCAGGTAAATGCTGAACTGAAAGGATTTATGGATGTAAACTGGTATAAGACTTTGTTTGCAAAGATAGTTGGTGGAATTTTCACTGCATTGGGCGGTCTGTCCCTAGGTCCTGAAGGTCCTTCCGTTCAGATTGGTGCAATGGCAGGTAAAGGTGTTTCTAAAATATTTAAAGAATCCAAAACAGATGAGCTAAGACTGGTTCTTGTCGGATCTGCTGTTGGTATAACTGCGGCATTCAATGCTCCCATGGCAGGGGTTATATTTATTTTGGAAGAGATAAATCATGGTTTTGATAAAACTTTGGTTTTTGTTGCATTAGTTTCAGCAATTGTCTCTGATTTTATATCAAAAATGATTTTTGGCCAGTCCACAATATTGTCTTTTCCTGTAGCCAACATTCCATTATCTTCATACTGGCTGCTGGTGCTGCTTGGTGTGGTATTGGGTTTGCTTGGTTATCTTTATAATGTGGGTATGATTAAGGCAGAGGATTTATGGGCTAAAATTCCTAATTTAAGTCTGGAAATTAAATTTATAATTGTATTTGTAGTATCTGGTATAATAGCTTTAATAATGCCTGAGATAAGTGACGGCGGACATTTCATGATGGGAATGCTTGATGTAGCTGTTCCGTCCTTAGGTTTGCTTTTAATCTATTTTGTCGCCAAGGCATTATTTTCAATATTTTCATTTTCTTCAGGTGCTCCTGGAGGAATATTTTTGCCTATTCTGGTTTTAGGAGCTTATATCGGAGCTATTTTTGCATCCATATTTATTCCGATTTGCGGTCTTGAAAGTGTTCTGGTTTATAGATTCATCATTATTGCAATGGCCGGATTTTTCACGGCAACTGTCAGATCACCGATTACAGGTATTGTTCTTTTGTCTGAAATGAGCGGTTCAACTGAAGCTTTGGTTTCTATGCTATTGGTCTGTCTAATAGCTTATGTGGTACCGACACTGCTTGGAAATGAACCTATTTACGAATCTCTTCTTGAAAGATTATTGAATAGGCGAGAGGAAAAATTCACTCCTGAGCCTTCACGCCATGTTTTATCAGAGTATATTGTTCCTTTGGAGTGTAAATACATTGGTGTTGAAATCAAAAACATTCCATTTCCTAAAAACTCAATTGTAGTTTCTGTTATAAGAAATGGGAGCTATGTTATTGCACAGGAGGATTTCCAGATTAATTATGGTGACCAAATCCATATTCTGACTGATGTCAATGACTTCCCATATGCCAATCGTGAAATTGAAGAAATTATTAATGGAAAAAAACATTAA
- a CDS encoding nitroreductase family protein yields MFGDKHIIMNPIFKRHSVRKFLDDEVSPVQMENLLKAGMQAPSACNQQPWEFIVIEDDEDKVAISNMHKFAKPAGEASRLIVVLGNLKEAKIESMIEQDLGACCENILLQATYEGLGAVWLGFHPIEDRCRKIVEYLDIPEYCIPFAVICVGYPVNDNDVKIRFDESKIHYKKY; encoded by the coding sequence ATGTTTGGTGATAAACATATTATCATGAATCCGATTTTCAAAAGACACAGTGTTCGTAAATTTTTAGATGATGAAGTTAGTCCCGTTCAAATGGAAAATCTTCTGAAAGCGGGAATGCAGGCACCTTCCGCATGCAATCAGCAGCCATGGGAGTTCATCGTAATAGAAGATGATGAAGATAAGGTTGCTATTTCAAACATGCATAAATTCGCAAAGCCTGCCGGTGAGGCATCAAGGCTGATTGTCGTTTTAGGCAATCTCAAAGAGGCAAAAATAGAATCAATGATTGAGCAGGATTTGGGAGCATGCTGTGAAAACATATTGCTTCAGGCAACTTATGAAGGTTTAGGTGCAGTTTGGCTAGGCTTTCATCCGATTGAAGATAGGTGCAGAAAAATAGTTGAATATCTTGACATTCCAGAGTATTGCATTCCATTTGCGGTGATTTGTGTTGGCTATCCTGTGAATGATAATGATGTTAAAATAAGATTTGACGAATCAAAGATACATTACAAAAAGTATTAG
- a CDS encoding YhgE/Pip domain-containing protein, whose translation MGKRDFGNVIEIMKNDFRAARSNPIVVITLIAIIILPSLYAVININACWDPYEKTNDMDFAIANMDNGTEYQGLKLNVGEDLVEGLKNETRFHWVYVDEDTLREGVHNGTYYAGIIIPQNLSKNVVSITTDDPQSAKLVYIVNDKTNPVAPRITQQGANMIYNEMNAKIIQFINLAAYGKLGELQSGLASGASQMSSGAAQLSSGAAQVSSGASQVASGEAQVVDGANQITDGASQLSTGAEQVSTGWSTVQDKVSQAESKINISQQDIDKLPDGKAKDTINTLIGYKNSANQLIQGTNDVAQGSLKLSASSAELAQGSAQLAEGSLSLAAGAQLLSNGAAYALITAASSLSSAANSLSDVTGINETLLGEYFYAPITLDKIEEFPSDHYGDQVAPFYIVLSMWVGALITSAMLSAGTSTGTKYSPLEMYFGKLALFIALSILQAIVTIVFTFAIGVHVDNLGMFIFTSIFVSVIFMTLIYSFVSAVGQVGKMVAILLLVFQISGTGGIYPIEIMNPIFQALYPYLPMTYAINIVRETVLGLIWSNYIPSFLVLMAIAIATIILSLIIKEKADKASHFFEEKLEDSGLF comes from the coding sequence ATGGGAAAACGAGATTTTGGTAATGTAATTGAAATTATGAAAAATGATTTCAGAGCTGCTCGTTCAAATCCTATAGTAGTAATTACTTTAATTGCTATCATTATTTTACCATCTCTATATGCGGTTATAAACATCAATGCTTGCTGGGATCCGTATGAAAAAACAAATGATATGGATTTTGCTATAGCAAATATGGATAACGGAACAGAATATCAGGGATTGAAGTTAAATGTTGGTGAGGATTTGGTGGAAGGGCTTAAAAATGAAACCCGATTCCATTGGGTTTATGTTGATGAAGATACATTGCGTGAGGGAGTTCATAATGGAACTTATTATGCAGGAATTATAATACCGCAAAACCTGAGTAAAAATGTTGTTTCTATTACAACTGATGACCCTCAATCCGCAAAATTAGTTTATATTGTAAATGATAAGACAAATCCTGTTGCTCCTAGAATTACTCAGCAGGGTGCAAACATGATTTATAATGAGATGAATGCAAAAATTATCCAGTTTATCAATTTAGCGGCTTATGGTAAATTGGGTGAACTGCAGTCTGGTTTAGCTTCAGGTGCATCACAAATGTCTTCAGGTGCAGCTCAGTTGTCTTCAGGTGCAGCGCAGGTTTCATCAGGTGCATCACAGGTTGCCAGTGGTGAAGCTCAGGTCGTTGACGGTGCAAATCAAATTACAGATGGTGCATCTCAGCTTTCAACAGGTGCAGAACAGGTATCAACCGGATGGTCTACAGTTCAGGATAAGGTATCACAGGCAGAATCCAAAATTAACATATCTCAACAGGACATTGATAAATTACCTGACGGAAAAGCAAAAGATACAATTAACACATTGATTGGCTATAAAAATTCTGCAAATCAACTGATACAAGGTACAAATGATGTAGCACAGGGTTCCCTTAAATTGTCTGCCAGTTCAGCAGAGCTTGCTCAAGGATCTGCTCAATTGGCTGAAGGTTCCTTGAGTTTGGCTGCAGGTGCACAATTACTATCTAATGGGGCTGCATATGCATTAATAACAGCAGCATCATCTCTTTCAAGTGCTGCAAATTCATTATCTGATGTAACTGGAATTAATGAAACATTACTGGGTGAATATTTCTATGCTCCAATTACATTAGACAAGATTGAGGAATTCCCTTCAGACCACTATGGTGACCAGGTGGCACCATTTTATATTGTATTGTCCATGTGGGTCGGTGCATTAATCACATCTGCAATGCTATCTGCAGGGACAAGTACAGGAACAAAATATTCTCCACTGGAAATGTACTTTGGTAAATTGGCTTTATTCATTGCATTATCTATATTGCAGGCCATTGTAACTATTGTATTCACATTTGCTATCGGTGTTCATGTTGACAATTTAGGAATGTTTATATTCACATCGATTTTTGTATCGGTAATCTTTATGACATTGATATATTCATTCGTATCGGCGGTAGGCCAAGTAGGAAAGATGGTTGCAATTTTACTTCTTGTATTCCAGATTTCTGGAACCGGAGGTATTTATCCAATTGAAATCATGAATCCTATTTTCCAGGCACTGTATCCATATCTGCCGATGACATATGCTATAAATATAGTAAGAGAAACTGTACTTGGACTTATTTGGAGCAATTATATTCCTTCATTTTTAGTCCTTATGGCAATAGCTATTGCTACAATTATACTATCCCTTATTATCAAAGAGAAAGCTGACAAGGCTTCACACTTCTTTGAGGAAAAACTTGAGGATTCAGGATTATTCTAG
- a CDS encoding transcription factor S yields the protein MEFCPNCGSMLMPDNGKIKCRCGYTKSLTENDLEEQYKFEGEKNKDLEVIVTDNNNVALPTTRITCYKCGGTKGYWWTVQTRSADEAPTNFIRCAKCGNTWRSSN from the coding sequence ATGGAATTCTGTCCTAATTGCGGTTCAATGTTAATGCCTGATAATGGCAAAATCAAATGCAGATGTGGATATACAAAATCCCTAACTGAAAATGATTTGGAAGAGCAGTACAAATTTGAAGGCGAAAAGAATAAGGATTTGGAAGTCATTGTAACTGACAACAATAATGTTGCACTGCCGACAACAAGAATAACCTGCTATAAGTGCGGCGGAACCAAAGGCTATTGGTGGACAGTTCAGACAAGATCTGCCGATGAGGCACCAACCAATTTCATCAGATGCGCAAAATGCGGCAACACCTGGAGAAGCTCCAATTAA
- a CDS encoding DUF2162 domain-containing protein: MDMMSVLWQFGILAAILVFGIKVGLASGLANLSKKLFAIICVGYGGGVLIISAIASLYAEQITQAIYSYNSIFYIIMALIMIIAGLFTIREWKVHNHNTSTATSLAVIAPCPCCFGSIVASILIVAPTIGVGAFYLSWFAAAALVAVIVITYFASNVIVKYLSKPYPIILGNFMLLLGAYFLLSAIVIPNIAGSLSKDFSTISMTSPESIIAVILIIIALVIIGIFLNKRSKSLLD; this comes from the coding sequence ATGGATATGATGAGTGTTTTATGGCAATTTGGTATTCTTGCGGCAATTCTCGTTTTTGGTATAAAAGTGGGATTAGCTTCTGGTTTAGCTAATTTGTCAAAAAAATTATTTGCTATTATCTGTGTTGGATATGGTGGTGGAGTTTTAATAATTTCTGCTATCGCATCATTGTATGCAGAACAAATCACTCAAGCTATTTATAGTTATAATTCAATATTCTATATAATCATGGCGTTAATAATGATTATTGCAGGTTTATTCACAATTCGTGAGTGGAAAGTGCATAATCATAATACAAGTACTGCAACTTCTCTTGCGGTAATTGCACCTTGTCCATGTTGTTTCGGGTCAATTGTTGCAAGTATTTTGATTGTTGCTCCAACTATTGGTGTTGGTGCTTTTTATTTAAGTTGGTTTGCAGCTGCTGCTTTGGTGGCAGTGATTGTTATAACTTACTTTGCTTCTAATGTTATTGTAAAGTATTTAAGCAAACCTTATCCGATTATTTTAGGAAATTTCATGTTGCTTTTAGGTGCTTATTTCTTACTTTCTGCAATTGTTATTCCAAATATTGCAGGTTCCCTAAGTAAGGATTTCAGTACTATTTCAATGACTTCTCCTGAATCTATTATTGCAGTAATCTTAATAATAATTGCATTGGTGATTATTGGAATATTTTTAAACAAAAGAAGTAAAAGTCTTTTAGATTAA